The genomic DNA GGGTGGTGAAGACGAAGCTGCCGTTCTTCACCTTGCCCTTGGACGGAAGCGCCCACAGGCTGTCGTACTCGGCGGATGGCAGGAGGATCTGGTGCAGAGCCTGCCCATCGCTGGGTGTGGGCTCACTTGAGGTGAAGGAGCGGAAGAGGTCGATCCTGCTGGTGGTGACGGCCGTGGGCTTGGAGGTGGCCACCTTGATCCGGCGGATGCGCGACGCGTCGAGTTCCACCTGCCGGTCGGACCTCAGGTCGAGTTCGGGAACGGTCAGTACCGCGTATCCGAGGGAGTGCGGACCGTGGCGGCCTTCCACGTCCAGTGTGGAGACGACGGTGTAGGAGCCGGGGGCCCAGCGGCTGGTGAGCGTACCGTCCGGGGCCCACATGATGGTGGTATTCCCGTCGGCACCTGTGATCTCGACGTCGCCGCTGACGGGCTTGCCGGATCGGTCCTTCAGGTGGACGGTCAGGTCATACTTCTCGGACTCGACGGAGAGTCCCACGGCCGTGTGCACGGCACCGGCCTCGGAGCGTGCGGTGACCTGGGCCGCGTACTGGCCCGGCGCGAGGTCCTTCGGGTCCGCCACGAGGTCGACCGTCGAGGTTCCGCGCGCGGGTACCGTGACGCGGTCGGCGGCCGACGTGAACACCCCTGCGGGCGAGTCTCCGCGGTCCACCGAGAGCTGCAACGTGATGGGGCGGTCGGTGGTGTTGGTGTAGGTGATCTTCCGCTTGACCGGCTTCCGCTTCTGGTCCGCCGACCACCGCACAAGTCCCGCGTCCACCGATCCGCTCGCGATCACCCGGTCCTTCAGGTAGGCGGCGGCGACGTCCAAGCGACCGGTGCCGGCCTGGTAAGGGGTATAGGCGGGGGTCGGCGCGCTGGTGCTCATCAGAGCGTCCTTGATTTGCTGTCCGCTCCACTTCGGGTGCTTCTGAGCCAGCAGGGCCGCCGCCCCGGCGACATGGGGAGCCGCCATGGAGGTGCCGCTCTCCGTGCGGTAGTAGCCTTCACCCCCGCCGTCCATGTACTGCGACCGCGCCGCCAGCACGTCCACACCGGGGGCTGTCAGATCGGGCTTGAGGGCGTCGTCCATGAGGCGTGGCCCGGCGCTGGAGAACGGGGCGAGTTGGTCGGACGAGTCGACCGCGCCAACGGTGAGTGCGGCGTCCGCGGTTCCCGGCGCGCTCACGCTGTGGGAGCTGTTCCCGGAGTTGCCCGCGGCGATGACGAAGAGCGCACCCGTCTCGGCACTCAGTTGGTTGACCGCCCGGCTCAGGGGATCGTCTTGGGTGTGCCACGCCGGCGTGCCCAGACTCATGTTGATCACCTTGGCGTGCTCGGTCCGCGCCGCCCACTCCATGCCGGCGATGATCCCCGAGATGGGCCCTGATCCGTTGTCGCCGAGGACCTTGCCCACCAGCAGATCCGCGCCAGGAGCTACACCCCGTTCCGTGCCGTCGGAGGCAGCGCCGGTTCCGGCGACGGTGGACGCGGTGTGCGTTCCGTGGCCGTTCCGGTCGATGACGTCCTCGCCGGCGACGAAACTGCGGGACGCCACGATGCGCTTGGCGAGGTCCGGGTGGGTGGTGTCCGCCCCGGAGTCCAGTACTGCGACCCGTACCCCGGCACCCGTGCCCCCTGCCCCCCATGCCTGCGGGGCACCGATCTGCGCCGTGGTGTCGGCCAGTGCCGCCTCCGCCTTGCCGTCGAGCCACACCTTGTCGACACCGGCGGTGAAGGACGGCGCGGCCGCGCCGTTGTCCGGGCCTGGACCGGTGCGCGCCGTCGACCGCGAGGTGTCCTGCCCGCTGAGGCCGGTGAGGGCCGACCAAAAGGCTGCGGCCTTCGAGCGTTGGGCTTCGACGGCCGCTCCGCGGACGGACGGAAGGCCCAGGGTGGCCTTCGCCCCCGGCAGCGCGGCCGCGGACGGCAGTCCGTCGTCGGACGCGCCGCTCTTGTGGGCGGACACACCATCGGACCGGGTGATGATCAGAGGGAGCGCGCCTGTGTGGGCGTCGTCGTAGTCCTGGGCCACCAACTGTGTGACGTTGAAGAGTTGCTTGTCGAGTCGGCCGGAGGCGATGTAGGGCATGGCCTCATCGGGGTACACAAAGGTGTCACCGCCCTCGGTGGCGACGCGAACCGACCCCTTGGCTCCCGGTGCGCGCTCCACGTCCACCAGAGGGCTACGACCATTGCCCTGAGTCACCGTCACCTTGTCACCCGTGATCAGCGTCACCGTGAGCGGCGCACTCTGAGGGCCGCCGTGTCCCTCATGAGCCGCATGGGTTCCGGGGGCAGGGGCGGCACCGTGGGCGGTCGCGGGGGTGATAAGGGTAGCGACAAGAACAGCGGCAACTGACGCTGCGGATCTTCGGGTAGTGGGAAGTCGCACATTGCCTCCAGAGTCGACGATTGATCGAATCCGACCATCTCTGAAGAGAAAATGTAAAGTACTTGAACTAATACCTAACCTCGCTGTAACGTGCCGCCTCATGGGGCCTTGGCCGAGCAGCCGATCTCACCGACAGGCCCCCACCTCAACGGCATTGACCGTCGGACGGGACAACCCACCGCCACAGGTGCCGTTTCTGCCGAGACGCCCATCACCGCTCACTTGCGTGCGAGAAGCTCACGGAGTGCGCCTTGGTGTTACGACGGAGAGAAGCCGCGGGAGTGTTGACCGCGAACGTTTCCGGGCGCCGGCGATCCGCCGATCGATGCTCGCGGTGCTCGTTGTGTAGGCCTCATCTTCGATGTCGCCGTGATCGCTGTTGAGGGTGAGGGTGACGATGGCAGCGGCCGGTCAGGGCACGGCGATTGAGCGATGCAAAAGGGCAGAGGCTGAGGGCACACGCCGGCGACTACAGCTCCAACGGCTGCATCAAGTTCGCACCCACCGACCTCGAGGACCTCTTCACCCAACCGGGCCGGCTGGCCCAACAATCTGACACTCCACGTCAGCGGACCAACACCCCAGGCCGCGCAACACGTTTGACCTGCAAGTCCCCGAACAGCAGGGAGGCCTGAGCCGCGACGGTTCGGGCCTCCCCGAGGTGTCCCCGGGGGCTGAAGTTCATACACGCGGTTCCAGGTCCAATAACAGGCAGGGAGCGGGGCGCCGGTGGGTGACCATGACGCGGTGAGTCTTGACTTGAGCAACTACGAACTCCTGTGGCCCACGTGCCGTTGTCGGTCCGGCAGAAGTAACTGTCGTCTGCGCAGCTCCAGTCGGTAGCGTCGGTCCCGATAGCCTGCACGTAGAAAGTGCGCCCCTCCTGAACCGACAGGACCGCGCGGCAAGGTTCATCGTCCAGGTCAGGGAGCCATGGTGTTCGCGGCCGGGCGATCGCTGGCGGCGGCGATGGCGGGCTCGGTGCGACCGGCATGGGAGTGTCTACCCAACGCCACGGCATCAGGTGACGACACATCAGGCAGCAGACGGCTCCGACATCAACCCGCTCGGGACCCTCCGTTATTGGGGTGGTGAGTACCACCAGATCGATAATTCCCGCTACCCGATGGAGCAGGAAAGCATCGACCGGATCGGGGTCAACGGTCAGGACACGACGGGCAACATCACCAAAGCGAGTGTGACCGTCAGTATCGAAGGCAAGACTCTGTACGGCATGTTCGGGTCGAACGTCTGCGCTCTGGGCGGCGACAGCGGAGGCCCGGCGCTCAACGGAACAACAGCCCTGGGCCTTCTCTCTGGCGGCACCAGCGAGACCGTGTGCGACTCCTCCTCCAGTGGCACCTACCGAAACTACTTTACGAAGGTGCAGACCGTGCTGGACGAACGCGGGCTTCACGTCTACTGACGGCGCCGCTCCATCCAGCTGCCGCAACCGTTGAACCTGTCCGGACCCAGCCACGTCACACGGACTCGGCTACCACGGCCACCGGTAGAGGAGCCAGGCCGCATCGTAGAGGTGGTCGCCGTGCCGTGCGCTGCCATGGTCCATCACGGCGGTGGCGGAGTCGTCGGCAGCGAGGACGGATCTCGCTCATCTCCTCAGGTGTCACATCTGATACAAGTTCACGCGCTACCCGGCTGGCGGCAGTTTGGGTACCTGACGAAGCTCTACTAGTAACTCGTAATTTAGGAATTATTATTGACACGCGCCGGTAACCGCTGCAAGATCCTGGAAACCGACCGCAGGCGCGCGGGCATTGACTGGTCCGAAGGCCGACCGCCGCACCCTCCACGAGGGTGCGGTACCTCAGACACACGACCAGGACGGGTCGGCACGCCTGATCGAAGGATCCGATGTGAAACGACATATCACCGTCCTCCTCGCCCTCCTGACCGGCTTGCTGGTCGTGGCAGCACCCGCCCACGCCGGGCCGGCGGCCGGCACTGTCGCCGTCGCGGCGCCAGCACCTCAGCAGGTGCTGAGCCCGACGCCGTACATGGGCTGGAACACCTACTACGCGCTGGGTGGCGATCCGACCGAGGCAGAGGTCAAGTCAGTAGCCGACTTCCTGGTCAGCAGCGGTCTGCGTGACGCCGGCTACCAGTACGTCTGGATCGACGGCAATTGGGCGGCGCCGACCCCACGCAGCTCGGCCGGCGACCTGGTGGCCAACCCCGACCAATTTCCGAACGGGCTGAAGCCGCTGGTCGACTACATCCATGCCAAGGGCCTGAAGGCCGGCATCTACACCGACGCCGGCCCGTACATCCCGGGCAAGTGCGGACTCGGCAGCCACGGCTACTATCAGCGCGACGCGGACCAGTTCGCCGCCTGGGAGTTCGACGCGGTCAAGGTGGACTACCTCTGCGGGATCGCCGCGGACCTCGACCCGAAGACCGTCTACACCGAGTTCGCGCAGGCGTTGCGGAACAACGCCAGCGGGCGACCCATGATCTTCAACCTCTGCAACCCGGTGACCTCCCCGGACTGGGGCAACTACCCGGATGAGCAGCAGTCGACGCACTCCTGGACCTACGCGCCGGCCATCGCGCAGTCCTGGCGGACGTACACGGATGTGGGTTTCGTCGGCGAGATCAAGTTCAAGGACGTGTTGCGGAACTACGACGCGAACGCGCGGCACCCAGAGGCCGCCGGGCCGGGGCACTTCAACGACCCGGACTACCTGGGACCTGAGCTGGGGATGACCGACGAGGAGTTCCGTACCCAGATGACGCTCTGGTCGGTGGCGGCCGCGCCGCTGCTGATCGGCAGCGACGTCCGTAAGCTCAGCCAGACCTCGCTCAGCATTCTCGCGGACCCCGATGTACTCGCGATCAACCAGGACACCGCCGGCATCCAGGCCGTCCGCGTCGGCCCCGCCGGTACG from Streptomyces sp. NBC_01707 includes the following:
- a CDS encoding S8 family serine peptidase, with translation MTLITGDKVTVTQGNGRSPLVDVERAPGAKGSVRVATEGGDTFVYPDEAMPYIASGRLDKQLFNVTQLVAQDYDDAHTGALPLIITRSDGVSAHKSGASDDGLPSAAALPGAKATLGLPSVRGAAVEAQRSKAAAFWSALTGLSGQDTSRSTARTGPGPDNGAAAPSFTAGVDKVWLDGKAEAALADTTAQIGAPQAWGAGGTGAGVRVAVLDSGADTTHPDLAKRIVASRSFVAGEDVIDRNGHGTHTASTVAGTGAASDGTERGVAPGADLLVGKVLGDNGSGPISGIIAGMEWAARTEHAKVINMSLGTPAWHTQDDPLSRAVNQLSAETGALFVIAAGNSGNSSHSVSAPGTADAALTVGAVDSSDQLAPFSSAGPRLMDDALKPDLTAPGVDVLAARSQYMDGGGEGYYRTESGTSMAAPHVAGAAALLAQKHPKWSGQQIKDALMSTSAPTPAYTPYQAGTGRLDVAAAYLKDRVIASGSVDAGLVRWSADQKRKPVKRKITYTNTTDRPITLQLSVDRGDSPAGVFTSAADRVTVPARGTSTVDLVADPKDLAPGQYAAQVTARSEAGAVHTAVGLSVESEKYDLTVHLKDRSGKPVSGDVEITGADGNTTIMWAPDGTLTSRWAPGSYTVVSTLDVEGRHGPHSLGYAVLTVPELDLRSDRQVELDASRIRRIKVATSKPTAVTTSRIDLFRSFTSSEPTPSDGQALHQILLPSAEYDSLWALPSKGKVKNGSFVFTTRIRAKQTPLKITYGGHSLDDTLLVQPGSAQFRDGTAHVNAVFAGTGKPADYAGLSARGKAVVVRSGGAVVPTGQAAAARAAGAAMLLVVNDGDGRSSDWYGDADGTTTGRIPVASLTMDEGEDLIKRIGSAGNSGTKLAVEAHPTPQYLYDLADYHRGGVPDDPSAATDPGSLARIDNDFAPPPGKQVKESREDSPSYEYWPAAYPYAGYGMTRVPPFPREPVAAGHRTDWVSAGNGVKWQQYASIDGWSTFTDVVSYRPRSVQSEHWFGPITRPRMVSFEVPHRFDNAMGGMIAGFGDGGSAHSGDTGVMSRSFSLHQGDKLLMQNGARPEFGVGDLEPKKLPYRLVVDTKGNTDFIPYSTTTHTEWSFLSGTADNQAIPLAQLDYGTDLDLAGRAKRKSAFSITPVVLGSDAAKDAISSLELEVSYDDGASWRPQDLKENKGTWQTTVNAPSRAGYVSIRVTAKQRNGGGITQTITRAFGLK
- a CDS encoding S1 family peptidase, with translation MTTHQAADGSDINPLGTLRYWGGEYHQIDNSRYPMEQESIDRIGVNGQDTTGNITKASVTVSIEGKTLYGMFGSNVCALGGDSGGPALNGTTALGLLSGGTSETVCDSSSSGTYRNYFTKVQTVLDERGLHVY